Below is a window of Komagataella phaffii GS115 chromosome 1, complete sequence DNA.
AAACCAGTGACTGTTCTGTCACCAATGGTAATTAGGAATTGTTTGGAACCAACGGATGGAAGGTTTAGCACTCGTGAAACTGACTCGGACAGATCCAGTTCGGATGTAAGGAATGGGCTCAATTGCAATGGCTGAGTACTATCTGATCTTGACATCTTTGGAGGCTTACCAAACAGAATACTCATGTCCAAATCAATAGGAGTCATACCCAACAAAGAGTCTTTCAGAATAAGCCTTTGCTCCTCTGTAGCAATACCAACGACGGCAAAAGGAGCTCTCTCACGTTGACAGATGCTTTCAAAGAGAGGTAAGTCATTTTGAGAAACACCTAAAACATATCGTTCCTGGGACTCGTTACACCAGATTTCCATGGGAGACATATGAGGTTCCAAGGAAAGAACTTTTCTTAACTCAAACTCTGCTCCTAACCCGTTATCGTGAACTAGTTCAGGGAGAGCATTAGATAGACCCCCAGCACCAACATCGTGAATGCATTGAATGGGACTTTTTATGCCCATAGAAACACAAGCATCAATTACTTGTTGCGCCCTTCTTTGCATTTCGGGGTTACCTCTTTGAACAGATGCAAAATCCAAATCCGCAGATCCCTCTCCTGAATTGACGGAAGAAGCAGCTCCTCCACCAAGACCAATTAACATAGACTGCCCACCCAGAACAATAATAGCTGAGCCTGGAGTAATTCTGAAGTCAGATTTTAAAGCCAACTGGGGTCTTATAGAACCAAGGCCACCGGCAATCATGATAGGTTTGTGGTAACCCCTGACTTCCTCCTTACCATTGTAGTTCTTTACAGTTGTGGTCAGAGTCCTAAAATAGCCGTTGATATTTGGTCTTCCGAACTCGTTATTGAAGGCGGCAGCCCCTAACGGAGCTTCAACCATAATGTCTAACGGAGAAGATATATGACCTGGCTTGCCAATGTCAAGCTCCCAGGGTTTGCTATTACCTGGAATATTCAAGTCCGATACAGTATAACCAGATAAACCACATCTGGATTTGGAACCTCTACCTACGGCACCTTCATCTCTGATCTCACCACCAGACCCAGTAGCAGCACCTGGAAATGGGGAAACAGCTGTCGGATGATTATGAGTTTCCACTTTGATTAGGGTCTGAACCAATTCCTTGGTGGAAGTCCATTTTTTAGTCTTGATGTCTGGAGTGTACAAATAGGCTTCAGAACCTTGGTAAATGGCAGCATTGTCCGAGTAAGCAGAAATGGTAAACTGTGGGTTACATTTCTCGGTGTTTCTAATCATTTGGAACAGCGAATAATCTTGTTTAGCACTGTCAATGGTCCACTCGGCATTGAAAATCTTGTGACGACAATGTTCTGAATTGACTTGGGCAAACATGAATAATTCAACATCAGTTGggtttcttccaagttggTTGACAAAGGCATCAATCAAATAGTCAATCTCGCCTTGGTCAAGAGCCAGCCCCATCTCCTTGTTGGCCTTGATCAAGTTTTGTTTGGAGGATAACAAGTCAATAGAAACCAGTGGTTTAGGGGGGAGCTCTTCGAACAAGTCGGTATATTTGGGAGAGGCCTCATTGATATACAGGCTTTGAGTCATTCTGTCAAAAACGGAGCCAAGACAGGCAAACTTGTCGTCCTGAAGATATTGCAACAGCGGGAAATCTGGACGGGTCTTGATAAGAATTGCCAACCCTCTCTCCAAACGTTTTATGTTGCTATCAATTTCAGTGACTTCTACTATGTTGGTAGCCTTTGAAGACCAGGGAGAGATCGTTCCCGACCTGGGTAACACTCTTATCAGAATATCATCGTTCAATTGTTGAGAGATGATTGAAGCTGATCTTTCCTGATCGCCAGACAATTGAACCAGGCTTTCCAACCTCACATTTTCTTCCACAGAAAGATCCAATTTATGGTCGTAATCCAGCAATTCAGCGAGCTTCTTTCTGGTGGACTCGGACAGGTCTGAGTTTTCTCCGTCGACGTGAAGATAATGAACGTAACAAGAACGGATCGAAGCTACCACGTTGGAGTTAACAGTGTTGTTGATGTCTCTAGTCAAATTACTGATCCTGAAACTCGACAAAGCCTGAGGACCGGCCAAAGTTACCATAGACATGATGAAGTCGGACTGCTTGTGGAGGGCGGTTAGAGACTAGTAGGGCGGGTTGTTCAAACAAAAACGGGACAGAGAGAGTGCCTGGGATGAGtgcaaaaaaaaattgtcTTGTTGACTCTTAGAGGTCACGTGAttgaaacttggaaagGCGGCCGTTAGAAGCCTGTTCCAGGACGACAGATGGGATGTGTAGTCTATCTAGGAGCATCTAAAATCTTTCACGTGACAGTACTTATGTGAACTGCAGTAGGGtcccaaaaaaaaaaaatcataTCCATCTGCCCCTCCCCTCCCAAAGGGTTCGTTTGTCGAAGGTggtttttttcttctaaCCTTCCAGAGACTCTGTATGATACCCCCAATAGGATGCTAGTGTTTGAAGTTTTCCGAGAATTTGACCCGGCAGTCGACGGGTCGAATCCCAAGATAATGGCGAACGGCTTGTTTCTATTTACATGCTCAAGTCTCCTGATATTCGTTGTGCTAGGAATAGCCATGTTCTATTCAGGGATGACGCAGAGGCGGTCGAGTTTGTCCATGTTGGGCATTCCTTTGATTGTCACAATGGTCACTTTCATCGTGTGGTGTGTTCTTGGCTATTCGTTAACGTTCAGTAATAATGCCTCAACCAGGTACATTGGaaattttcagtttgcGGGTCTGAGAAATTTAGAGAGGTCCTTGCTGGAAAACGAGTCAGCACCAGATAATTTGATCCCTGCTTTGCCACATGCTGTATTTGAAGGTCTGTTGGCCTGTGTAGCTGCTGCTCTTACCATGCCATGTATCGCTGAGAGAGGGAGGATACTACCGATGCTGGTGTTTTGTGTGGTATGGGTGATACTAGTCTATTGTCCCGTCGCTTATTGGGAGTGGAACTCTAACGGCTGGATGGTTGACAAGATCGATATTTTGGACTATGGTGGTGGCTCACCCGTTCATTTGGTTTCTGGGTTCACTACTTTGGCCTATTCGATATTGCTAGGTCAGAGAGACCAAATATTGATTATGAACAAAAATAGGTACAGAAACTCCAACACCGGAATGATTGTCATAGGGACAATGTTTTTAGTTACAGGATGGCTCGGGTTCAATGCCGGTTGCTCGTTAACTTTAGGATTGGCCTCTTTTATCTCTGTTGTGAATACCCTAATTTCATCGGCAATGGCATCGTTAACATGGATGTGTGTGGATTACTATTGGAATAGGAAGCTCTCTATTATGGGCGTTTGTTCTGGATGCATAACTGGGTTGGTAGTGATTACGCCCGCTGCAGGCTATGTTAACCTATGGTCGAGTTTCATATTCGGGTTTGTGGGAGGTTTCTTGGTAAATTTTGCCACAGGCTTAAAGTACCTGATCCATGTTGACGACTGTTTGGACATATTTGCCATACATGGCATTGGAGGAATGATAGGCATTCTCTTGACGGGATTATTTGCTGATAAGAATATTGCCATTTTAGGATTCAACGACATTGCCGGCGGTTGGGTAAACCAGAATTATGTTCAACTTGGATGGGAAGTGGTTGGTACCATTGTGGTTTCCCTCTATGCATTCACTATATCGTTTGTGGTATTGTTGATAATCAATTGGATACCTGGACTGCGAttgaaagttgatgatgagCAAACATTGCATGGAGGAGCAGATGAATGGGAGTTTGGTGGAGAGTTTATACAAGACTTCGTTGAATTTTTGCGGATTTTGGATCCTACAGACTACTTGCGGAACGAAGTCGAACCCCAGCTGGAAAGCCCAGCTGGTGAAAGCTATCAACAAGAAGATTTCCAGATGAGAGACCTTTGAGAAAATAACAGTGACCGATATATATATTATTAATTCAGTGAGACAAATCTAATGTTTCTAATTCCGATTGATCCACGTAACTTTCTATCAAATGTAGACGGGATTGGGATatttgttgaactttttcattcCAAAGTCCAATATCAGTCAACGCATCCTTGGGACGAATGGTCCTCTTTCCGTTCTTTAGCACGTATTTGGTCACACAGGTCGTGCATACTTTGTTCGATTTATTCATGAACCTGGAAAGGATGAAGATCCACTTGTTATCCCAGCACAAAAttccatcttcaattgTGTACTTTTCAAAGGGGGAGAGTTGTCTGTGGAAACTTGCTGACACAGTGGCAACAGGGATGTAAGGCCAGTTGAAAATAGAGTCCTTTTTGGATCCTCCAAGGGCATCTCTTTGgtacttgaagaaaaggtCTCTGAAGACGGTGGTCATCAAAttagttcttgaaatatcGAGTTCTTCGAAGTAGGTTGAATTGGACTTGTGTAGGTAGAAATCACACTCAAAAATGGACACGAACGTTGAAATTTTAGTGGTATGGAACACATCTAGTTCACTGTGAGGCTTTCTGTTCCCTTCTTTGATCCATCGTCTATAGGGGAAgatcaaattcttgataaCGATACTGTAGAACCTGAAATAATAGGCAAACGGGACGGTTTTGTAAGAGAGCAAAGCTACTACAGCAACAGACCATTTGAGGACCTTGAGCAGAATCGATAATCCTGACATTTCAAGTAGAATTGGGctgcaaagaaaaattatgTGCTTCACTGATGTATTTATGATGTAAGCTCTTCGGCTCTCGGTAGTTAACATTTCGAGGTAATCAGAAATGAATAATTGTGAATTAACTCTTACGGTTGCATGTCTAGACCAAGGACTGTGGCTGGGGGAGAGAGCTCAGGCAGCAATAGTTGGAGCAATAATTGAAAAGCTTAGACATTTCTTTCAGTTCAAGACATCCACAAGTTTCCTAAGGTTCCATACGAGCGATGTCAAATTTCTCAATTGCAACATGGTTCCTGTTGTATATCAAACGacttcctttgaaaaacttgcCAAGATCTCAAAAAAGTTGGTTGATCTCCAATCAGGTCGTCTAAGAGATCCGATCCCGCTGACCCCCTTCTGAGTACCATCGAGCCGCCTATTGATCGGAACGCAACACAAGTCCTTCCGGTAAGACACTCGCACTCCTTCTGAAGTGTGATGTCTCGCTGTAGCAGTTTGACTTACCCCGTCGCGCTGAGGAAGGTTTATCCCTCCCCTGGCTATGTTCCCCTTCGCGTTTCTAGTTGCGCCCCACCTTTCCTCCTAGAGTTCCTTTCTAATTGCCCCCCTCCCCGCAAGTTCAGTTGCTGATCAGATAATAATCTTAACACAAGGCGGCAAACCAGCTCATCTATCTCTTTAGTTTCATTTCCCTCCTAGAATGGACTCAAGCAGGCATGGTTTGCATCCGCTGCAAAATAGCCTCCTCCACCAATCACAGATGGACATCTACAACTCAATAACGGGTATCAGGATCTCAGCCATCCCCTACAACTTTAATAGCTATGACCAGTTCAAACAGTACATATCTGCCTCTTTTGGTATCGCCCCGGCAGACTTGTTTCTACTCACAGCATTCGGAATCAAGCTCAAATTCTCCATGATCATGAATGGCGATGTAAGAGAGGTGTACGTGTTTGACAGGAGGTTTTACGATGGTCAGCAAATGGTAGACGATAAGCTGGACACGGCCTTGGAGTCTCTGAATCAGTGTGAAATGCTAAATATGATCAAGCCAATGAGAAGTCCTCTGGAAAACGCAGATATCCTACGGTTTGTGAGTTACTTGAAAGATATCACCAATAGACCTAATCTAAGTACTGAGGACTTGGATCTCAACAAACTGCGGTTGGTTCTGAATTCCCTAAAAAGGAGTTCAGGCTGGGCCGCAGCTCTGTTGAGTGACCTCAAGAAAACTAATTATTACAAGAAAGTCAATGAAGAAGTATTGTGCGACAAtaaaaaggaaattgaAATAATACTGATCTCACACAATGCACTCATACAATATACCAATCTCATGTTCAAGACCCTagaaaaaagtttcaacGAAAGTGTAGACTCTCTGATAATGCTGCAAGAGCAATCTTTActtgaaaattggaagagcTACTATCAGATTTTAAAAGGTGTTCGTTTTAAAGGCAATTATGTTCTAAGTGACCTGCTTGATGAGAAAATGCTTGAAAATGTGGCTGCAGATAGTAAAGCACTCATGGGCAACGTCAACGATAAACTGACAAGATTGAGATCGAGGATTGATTCCGAGATAATTTCCAAGCGAGTAATGATCAATGACTTGTACGAatcgttgaagaaaaaatatctGGATGTTCCTAACTTAAACTCAAACTCACGAACGGAGAATGATAGTGACACTCTCAACCGTCTAACGGAGTTGGTAAACCAGGTTGTCAAAGACTCGAAAGAACTTCCCATACTGGACGAATTGTTGACCACATCTGGCGGAAATTCGACAACTTTGTCAGCAGAATCagtaaagaaaataaaCGTCCTAGTCTCTGTCTTTGAAACTCACTCTTCCACGATTATTCCTCAAATAACGGAATTATCCAACAAACTCTatgatgaaaaagttgaagcGCTGAATTTGAAGCAAGACTTACAGAGAACCCTACTAAGTGACACAATACATAAGATTGTTGGAGTGCAATTGAGCATTTTGAAGGCTACCAACCTTATAAATAATGACCTCTCTAAGAACATCAGCAATCTTGATTTCAACGAGTTGAAAATGTCTATTGTCAAAGATCTACCACTTGTATTTGGTCTGTGGCTCGCTGGTAATCTAAAGAAATTAAAATGGCTGGAGAACTTTAACAAAGTAGCATTCAAGGCTAATGAAATCTTGGAAATGCTCAAATTTATTGAGTCAAATTATCGTTCCAAATGGATTGACGGGTTCAGCAAGACTAATCCATGTGTTAATTCAAATCAAGGACAGCGCATATTAGCATTACAGATAaatgaagatttgaagCAACAATTCGTTCGTGACCATCTAGCTTCCTCCCGCATTGTACTAAAAACTGGCTCCAATGTACCAACTCCAGGCGGCTCAAAGGGAAACAGTAGAGCTCCAACTCCAGAGCATGATCCTCATCCACCACATTTGAATGCTATCAACAAGCTATTGcacaatttcaacaagGATTACAATTTTGGTAATTTGAGACAAGCAAGTGAGGAGGTTGTCAGAACACATTCACCTGCAACGAAGAGGGATGATAGATTTGGTAACCAATTTTGGTTGACTCTTATTGACAACATAACAACAGAAGACTTTTATCACTACATAGATTCcttgaaggaaaacaaaGTGAATATCAAGGTTATCAAACAGCTAGAGAAAAATCTCACTGACCTTGGTTTGGGAAGGATATATGAAACTTCCAATGATAAGGTAATCAGTGCTGGAGGCGGCACTATAGGGCCTTTAAACAGTCAAGATACTAGCTACATGAatttattgaaaaagtttttgaaaaactttgaaattaaTGATGTTACTATCCAAATAAACATTAGTACCTTGGAAACAGAAAACGGAAATAATAAcgaaaaagagaaagagccatctttttcaaatcatgaGTTACTACAAGGTTACCAAAGACGCGtgaagaaacttgaaagtcTTCTCTATCAACAGAGTTTGCACCAAAGTGGACCTCCTCCTATCAATATGGCTTATCCTCCGATAAGGGATTATCAGCAGCGGTCCAGTGCAAATCTGATGACCAGTGCAACGGCAACTGAAATGCTTATGGATACGCATGCCAGAATTCATGATACTGACATGAAACAGAAGCGAGAGAATGTTGACGAAATTCAAGTCCTGCAAACTCGAATCGAACAGCTGCAAGCGAACCTAGAGCAGACTTCTAAAGAAAgagatgatgaaagagaGCAGAAGGAAATTTTGCATTTAAAGCTCATGAAGAGggatgaagaaggtgacgaagatgagaaaaTTAATGGCTTGGTTGCGGCTAACCACCAACTGCAGATACGGTTGGAAGCTCTACAGAAACAGAATCAAGAACTGCAGTcacttcaagaaagaaataatAATGAGATACACGCTTCTCAAGAACGGGAGATTGAAGCTCTCAAGAAGCAAGTAGTCCAACTGACTGAAGAGAAGACACAAATGTCTGATGAAAAGGACAGATTAGATCTCTCCAATGAACATTGGAAGACACAGTATGAGGAAGCTgcaatgatgaagaaagatctGCTAGATAACATGACAGCACAGGAACAAGAATACAAAAACGAATTAAACACACATATTAAGGAGGTCGAAGACTTGAAGGTGAAGGTTGAGAATctcgaagatgaagaggccaatttgattgaaatcaaagagaatTATGAATCTAAACTTGCCCAAAATGAGTCTCATTTTGAGGAGCTTGAATCAATTATCAAGTCTCTCTATGGAAAGTTAAGACTTGTCATTGAGCGGACATTCCAGAATGTCGTCACTGTATGTCTGATGTTGGAAGCAATTGGTCTTTTAATGAAAAGAGACGAACAATATGAGGAGAATGACCCATCTAATGGTATCAGGATACATCGTGTCAAGGGACTGAGAAGTAGAAGGCGATCAACAACGTCTAAAGCAGCCTCCCCCCTTGGCAACGACGAAATTCTAGAGCTCTCTTCACAGATCGTTGCTGAGGCAGACAAACAGCTCGTTTATTTCCACCAAGAGCCAGTCAAAGAGTtagaatctttggagacagtacttgatttcaagttcaatCAGGATTTCGATAAGTTTACTCGCTTAACCTATATGGATCAAAAGTTACTAGTCGAAAGCGTCaccaaaagattcaaagatgtGGAGCAATTGGCAAGAAAATTACAGAAAGAGTCCAACTATTCGAAAACGGAGATCGATGGACTGATAAAAGAAGTAAACACCAGGATTTctatcaaagatttcaaggTTGGAGACTTGGTCTTGTTCTTACCAACCAGAGATGACACTATCAATATGAACATGGCAAATACTGTTGAAGCAGTCAATCGTAGAGCATCTACAGTTGCCTCGTTTGAAACCTATCAACCTTGGGCGGCTTTCAATGTCGGTGCACCGCACTATTTTTTAATCAACGATGTCTCTAAGATTGATCTCAATGGACGTGACTGGGTTCTTGCACGGATTGAAAGCATGGAGGAGCATAAGGTGACTAGAGAGGGTCATAGAAGGAACGTTGGGAACCCTTACAATCTGAATCCTGATGCAGTATGGTATGGAGTTAGAGCAAAGGAGGAGACAGTGGGATGAGCCCCTAGCGATCTCTCCAGTATCCCGTAATCGCGTATTTAATATGTActgaaaaatatctttCCCCAATAATACACGTCAATATGTCATTGTGGGCAGACAAATACAGGCCAAAAACGCTAGACGATCTAGACTATCATGGCAAGATTTCGAATATGCTGAGTTCATTGGCCACGTCGGGTGATTTTCCTCATTTATTGTTCCATGGCCCAAGTGGAGCGGGGAAAAAAACTAGAATATTGGCCACGCTAAGACAAATCTATGGTCCCAACATAGAGAAGTTGAAAGTTGATCCAAAGGTGTTTGTCACAGCAACTAAGAGAAAATTAGAGTTCAATGTGGTGTCGTCTCCTAACCATCTGGAAATCACACCTAGTGACATGAACAACAACGATAGGGTTGTAATCCAAGACCTCTTGAAAGAAGTCGCCCAAACTGAAACCATCGATTTTACACACGTTGCTGACCACAAGAACAGATTCAAAGTTGTCATCATTAACGAGGCGGAACTGTTAACCCGTGACGCTCAAGCAGCTCTGAGAAGGACTATGGAGAAGTACTCCGCAAATATCAGGTTGGTGTTGGTGTGTAATTCTATATCCAGCATCATTGAGCCTATCAAGTCAAGAACGTTACTAATTAGAGTGGCTGCTCCTACGGATGAAGAAATGGGATCGGTTTTTGAGAAAGTTCTGAGAGATCAACCAGAAGTGGCCAAGTCTTTTCCTGCTGATGAGACCGAGAGACAACAGATTTACTCCAAGATTGCCAAAGTTACAGATCACAATTTAAGGACTGGATTATTGCTTCTGGAAGCCTTATACTCTTACAATCCCTCCATAACCACCAAAACCCCAATGATAATGCCAGACTGGGAAAATGTCATCAAGAAATTAGCAATTGGTATCGTCACTGAGAGGACAGTTTCCAAGCTACAGCAGAGTAGAACTGACCTTTACGAGTTAATCTCCCATTCTATTCCAGCCAAACTTATCCTCAAGAAGTTGACCATAGAATTCTGGCGTTTGGTTGACGAAGACTCCAAGATAAAAGATAAGGACACAGTTAAGATGGATATAGTCCAACAGGCTTCCATCTTCGATGAGAGGTTGAGTCTTGGATCAAAAGATATCTTCCATCTAGAGGGTTTCATTACTAAAGTCATGGTGGTACTTGAAAAGAACGTCTCATAGGAAACATAAATATATATACAGTGATTTAGGGGGGTTTACCTCTTCCTTCCATTATACAAGACGTATTCCCTCTGTTTGGACTTTAACACATTGAGAAACTCCTTGGTGGGGTTTTGCTTCAACTTTTCTAGCTCATTGACTGGAGATTTTGGCTTCTGGACATCGTGCAGTCCAACTCTTGGAGTATCAGATTTCTTAACGAACTCGAAGACTCCAGGCAGTTTGGCAGCAGCCTTTCTAAAAGCATCTTTGGCAGTTTGTTCGTGCAAGTTTTCACCTCCAACCTCAAACACTATTTTACCTGTAGGAACTCGAACAGCCCAGTAATCAAAGGGCCCTTTACCTTTACCCATACGAGTCTCATTACCCTTGGTGCACACGGCAATGTTCGTGCAAAGtcttctccaaagttttccGCCTACCGGTCTCATCATTCTCATGATCACATTGTCGGCCTCTTTTAGTTGGTTGGCATCCATCCTCACACCAACTGATTTTAGTCTCAATCCGTAGTCTCCAAATTTCACAGTGGATCCCTTGATCGATCCACCAGTTCTAACAGTAATTCTACCCTTGTGTTTCTTTCCAACATGCTTGAATCTTGGAGCCAGCTCGTGAGAAAAACGTTTCCCCAATCTG
It encodes the following:
- a CDS encoding Formylglycinamidine-ribonucleotide (FGAM)-synthetase, whose product is MSMVTLAGPQALSSFRISNLTRDINNTVNSNVVASIRSCYVHYLHVDGENSDLSESTRKKLAELLDYDHKLDLSVEENVRLESLVQLSGDQERSASIISQQLNDDILIRVLPRSGTISPWSSKATNIVEVTEIDSNIKRLERGLAILIKTRPDFPLLQYLQDDKFACLGSVFDRMTQSLYINEASPKYTDLFEELPPKPLVSIDLLSSKQNLIKANKEMGLALDQGEIDYLIDAFVNQLGRNPTDVELFMFAQVNSEHCRHKIFNAEWTIDSAKQDYSLFQMIRNTEKCNPQFTISAYSDNAAIYQGSEAYLYTPDIKTKKWTSTKELVQTLIKVETHNHPTAVSPFPGAATGSGGEIRDEGAVGRGSKSRCGLSGYTVSDLNIPGNSKPWELDIGKPGHISSPLDIMVEAPLGAAAFNNEFGRPNINGYFRTLTTTVKNYNGKEEVRGYHKPIMIAGGLGSIRPQLALKSDFRITPGSAIIVLGGQSMLIGLGGGAASSVNSGEGSADLDFASVQRGNPEMQRRAQQVIDACVSMGIKSPIQCIHDVGAGGLSNALPELVHDNGLGAEFELRKVLSLEPHMSPMEIWCNESQERYVLGVSQNDLPLFESICQRERAPFAVVGIATEEQRLILKDSLLGMTPIDLDMSILFGKPPKMSRSDSTQPLQLSPFLTSELDLSESVSRVLNLPSVGSKQFLITIGDRTVTGLVDRDQMVGPWQVPVADVGVVGTSLGDTVVKSGDALAMGEKPTLALISASASAKMSVAESLLNLFAADIRSLEGVKLSANWMSPASHPGEGAKLYEAVQAISLDLCPQLGVSIPVGKDSMSMKMKWDDKEVTAPLSLVITAFGSVGDTSKTWTPALAKEDDTLLVLVDLAGIKGPHVLGGSALAQVYNEVGDEAPTVRDAAILKGFLEAVTVLHADLDVLAYHDRSDGGLFVTLVEMAFAARSGLNIDLGGSSDIISDLFNEELGAVFQIRKEDYDNFVAVFNDNGVFEDEYIRIVGEPVFDSKQIVSISANGGLIYSSSRGELQQKWAETSYKIQQLRDNPQSAEQEYSNILDNNDPGLSYKLTFDLNSRDSFSTRPKIAILREQGVNSQQEMAWGFEQAGFESIDVHMSDIISGTVSLDNFVGIAACGGFSYGDVLGAGNGWAKSVLFHSKVRAEFHKFFNERQDTFAFGACNGCQFLSQIKELIPGTENWPSFERNLSEQYEARVCTLEIVSGDEDCIFFKGMRGSRLPIAVAHGEGRAEFESQATLKKFVDEGLTAARYVDNYGNTTEKYPFNPNGSPLGINGITTPNGRVLALMPHPERVTRKTANSYYPRDNKWGDFGPWIELFRNARRWVESVN
- a CDS encoding Ammonium permease produces the protein MLVFEVFREFDPAVDGSNPKIMANGLFLFTCSSLLIFVVLGIAMFYSGMTQRRSSLSMLGIPLIVTMVTFIVWCVLGYSLTFSNNASTRYIGNFQFAGLRNLERSLLENESAPDNLIPALPHAVFEGLLACVAAALTMPCIAERGRILPMLVFCVVWVILVYCPVAYWEWNSNGWMVDKIDILDYGGGSPVHLVSGFTTLAYSILLGQRDQILIMNKNRYRNSNTGMIVIGTMFLVTGWLGFNAGCSLTLGLASFISVVNTLISSAMASLTWMCVDYYWNRKLSIMGVCSGCITGLVVITPAAGYVNLWSSFIFGFVGGFLVNFATGLKYLIHVDDCLDIFAIHGIGGMIGILLTGLFADKNIAILGFNDIAGGWVNQNYVQLGWEVVGTIVVSLYAFTISFVVLLIINWIPGLRLKVDDEQTLHGGADEWEFGGEFIQDFVEFLRILDPTDYLRNEVEPQLESPAGESYQQEDFQMRDL
- a CDS encoding Adapter protein for pexophagy and the cytoplasm-to-vacuole targeting (Cvt) pathway, encoding MDSSRHGLHPLQNSLLHQSQMDIYNSITGIRISAIPYNFNSYDQFKQYISASFGIAPADLFLLTAFGIKLKFSMIMNGDVREVYVFDRRFYDGQQMVDDKLDTALESLNQCEMLNMIKPMRSPLENADILRFVSYLKDITNRPNLSTEDLDLNKLRLVLNSLKRSSGWAAALLSDLKKTNYYKKVNEEVLCDNKKEIEIILISHNALIQYTNLMFKTLEKSFNESVDSLIMLQEQSLLENWKSYYQILKGVRFKGNYVLSDLLDEKMLENVAADSKALMGNVNDKLTRLRSRIDSEIISKRVMINDLYESLKKKYLDVPNLNSNSRTENDSDTLNRLTELVNQVVKDSKELPILDELLTTSGGNSTTLSAESVKKINVLVSVFETHSSTIIPQITELSNKLYDEKVEALNLKQDLQRTLLSDTIHKIVGVQLSILKATNLINNDLSKNISNLDFNELKMSIVKDLPLVFGLWLAGNLKKLKWLENFNKVAFKANEILEMLKFIESNYRSKWIDGFSKTNPCVNSNQGQRILALQINEDLKQQFVRDHLASSRIVLKTGSNVPTPGGSKGNSRAPTPEHDPHPPHLNAINKLLHNFNKDYNFGNLRQASEEVVRTHSPATKRDDRFGNQFWLTLIDNITTEDFYHYIDSLKENKVNIKVIKQLEKNLTDLGLGRIYETSNDKVISAGGGTIGPLNSQDTSYMNLLKKFLKNFEINDVTIQINISTLETENGNNNEKEKEPSFSNHELLQGYQRRVKKLESLLYQQSLHQSGPPPINMAYPPIRDYQQRSSANLMTSATATEMLMDTHARIHDTDMKQKRENVDEIQVLQTRIEQLQANLEQTSKERDDEREQKEILHLKLMKRDEEGDEDEKINGLVAANHQLQIRLEALQKQNQELQSLQERNNNEIHASQEREIEALKKQVVQLTEEKTQMSDEKDRLDLSNEHWKTQYEEAAMMKKDLLDNMTAQEQEYKNELNTHIKEVEDLKVKVENLEDEEANLIEIKENYESKLAQNESHFEELESIIKSLYGKLRLVIERTFQNVVTVCLMLEAIGLLMKRDEQYEENDPSNGIRIHRVKGLRSRRRSTTSKAASPLGNDEILELSSQIVAEADKQLVYFHQEPVKELESLETVLDFKFNQDFDKFTRLTYMDQKLLVESVTKRFKDVEQLARKLQKESNYSKTEIDGLIKEVNTRISIKDFKVGDLVLFLPTRDDTINMNMANTVEAVNRRASTVASFETYQPWAAFNVGAPHYFLINDVSKIDLNGRDWVLARIESMEEHKVTREGHRRNVGNPYNLNPDAVWYGVRAKEETVG
- a CDS encoding Replication factor C, with protein sequence MSLWADKYRPKTLDDLDYHGKISNMLSSLATSGDFPHLLFHGPSGAGKKTRILATLRQIYGPNIEKLKVDPKVFVTATKRKLEFNVVSSPNHLEITPSDMNNNDRVVIQDLLKEVAQTETIDFTHVADHKNRFKVVIINEAELLTRDAQAALRRTMEKYSANIRLVLVCNSISSIIEPIKSRTLLIRVAAPTDEEMGSVFEKVLRDQPEVAKSFPADETERQQIYSKIAKVTDHNLRTGLLLLEALYSYNPSITTKTPMIMPDWENVIKKLAIGIVTERTVSKLQQSRTDLYELISHSIPAKLILKKLTIEFWRLVDEDSKIKDKDTVKMDIVQQASIFDERLSLGSKDIFHLEGFITKVMVVLEKNVS
- a CDS encoding mitochondrial 54S ribosomal protein YmL47 gives rise to the protein MFGLINQLVKPNFAQFSVGLPTRLGKRFSHELAPRFKHVGKKHKGRITVRTGGSIKGSTVKFGDYGLRLKSVGVRMDANQLKEADNVIMRMMRPVGGKLWRRLCTNIAVCTKGNETRMGKGKGPFDYWAVRVPTGKIVFEVGGENLHEQTAKDAFRKAAAKLPGVFEFVKKSDTPRVGLHDVQKPKSPVNELEKLKQNPTKEFLNVLKSKQREYVLYNGRKR